A region from the Desulfosoma sp. genome encodes:
- a CDS encoding acyl-CoA dehydrogenase family protein, with translation MFECLLDEKTLRWRDEVRDFVKSVPRQMILDMDADKIRFPKEFLQEAGRRNLLGCRYPKRWGGRDMDWVSTCVAMEEVGALGYIFACTFGVGAELVCDAIVLHGTDTQKERYVAPLLKGEIFAAECLTEPRGGSDFFGTTTTAVDKGDYFILNGQKRFIVGGEGADYFLVYARTDPKAKPHEGITCFIVDRGPGVETAYHYGLMGCRGGGTSRLVFKDVKVPKENILGHLHGGFEVFKTMMIPERLGTAAMTIGAARPALEVATGYSTRRKAFGRPIHEFQGVSFQVAEAVMLLDASRAMVHATAQAVDRKAPSATLRRLISETKKFVTESCQKVVHNAMQVMGGIGYTTVFPVERIYRDLRLASIWTGTNEIMATIIAHEWYKEYWAMKEARLTRDVERDAPGADDVEEKVYE, from the coding sequence ATGTTTGAGTGTCTGCTGGATGAGAAGACGCTTCGATGGCGCGACGAAGTGCGGGATTTTGTCAAATCCGTGCCTCGCCAAATGATTCTGGACATGGATGCGGACAAGATCCGTTTTCCCAAAGAATTCCTTCAGGAAGCCGGGCGCAGAAACCTTTTAGGGTGCCGTTACCCCAAGCGATGGGGCGGCCGTGACATGGATTGGGTGAGCACCTGCGTGGCCATGGAGGAGGTCGGCGCGCTGGGCTATATTTTTGCGTGTACCTTCGGGGTTGGCGCCGAATTGGTTTGTGACGCCATTGTTCTTCACGGCACAGACACCCAAAAGGAACGCTATGTCGCGCCTCTGCTCAAAGGAGAAATCTTTGCCGCCGAATGCCTGACGGAACCTCGAGGCGGATCCGACTTTTTCGGTACCACCACCACCGCGGTGGACAAGGGAGATTATTTCATCCTCAACGGTCAAAAGCGTTTCATTGTCGGCGGCGAAGGTGCCGATTATTTTTTGGTATACGCTCGCACAGATCCCAAGGCCAAACCCCACGAAGGAATCACTTGTTTTATCGTGGATCGAGGTCCCGGCGTGGAAACCGCCTATCACTACGGGCTCATGGGCTGCCGCGGCGGCGGCACCAGCCGCTTGGTTTTTAAGGACGTGAAGGTTCCAAAGGAAAACATTTTGGGGCACCTCCATGGAGGTTTTGAAGTCTTCAAGACCATGATGATTCCCGAGCGTTTGGGCACAGCCGCCATGACCATTGGAGCGGCACGGCCGGCTCTTGAAGTGGCCACCGGGTATTCGACGCGTCGCAAAGCTTTCGGAAGACCTATTCATGAGTTCCAAGGGGTCAGTTTCCAGGTGGCCGAAGCCGTGATGCTTTTGGACGCATCCCGCGCCATGGTGCATGCCACGGCCCAAGCTGTGGACCGCAAAGCACCCTCGGCCACGTTGCGACGTCTTATTTCGGAAACGAAAAAGTTTGTGACCGAATCCTGCCAAAAGGTGGTCCATAACGCCATGCAGGTGATGGGTGGCATCGGGTACACCACGGTTTTTCCTGTGGAACGTATTTATCGGGATCTGCGGCTGGCGTCCATATGGACCGGAACCAACGAAATCATGGCCACCATTATCGCCCATGAATGGTACAAGGAATACTGGGCCATGAAAGAAGCACGCCTGACGCGTGATGTGGAACGAGACGCCCCCGGCGCCGACGACGTGGAAGAAAAGGTTTATGAGTAG
- a CDS encoding ABC transporter ATP-binding protein, protein MERMTGPQIMPKTQEFEHTVDNGNQGLWIAFEGVHLVRSRRSILTDITWRLNPAEHWVVLGANGSGKTSLLLLLAGYLWPTRGSITVLGRRFGSVDLRELRKEIGWVGSFLQEHVPPHQKPLDLIIGGKFASIGVFEKPSSQDERKAERLAEVMGCASVLHSPYGVLSQGEKQRVLIARALMAGPRLLILDEPCSGLDMVAREQLLETLDRMGRDPQGPTLVLVTHHLEEIMPVFSHVLVLQNGRCVASGPKEQVLSGSVLSSAFQVPIEVHVHHGRYWTRMGFLDTPAPPLSSQP, encoded by the coding sequence ATGGAAAGAATGACCGGCCCTCAGATTATGCCTAAAACTCAGGAGTTCGAACACACCGTGGACAATGGAAACCAGGGACTCTGGATCGCCTTCGAAGGGGTTCACCTGGTGCGATCTCGCCGATCCATTCTTACCGATATCACTTGGCGATTGAATCCTGCAGAACACTGGGTGGTCCTGGGGGCCAATGGGTCGGGAAAAACCTCGCTCCTTTTGCTGCTCGCGGGCTATCTATGGCCCACCCGAGGATCCATCACAGTGCTGGGACGCCGGTTCGGTTCCGTCGATCTTCGAGAATTACGTAAGGAAATCGGGTGGGTGGGATCTTTCCTGCAAGAACACGTCCCGCCGCATCAAAAACCCCTGGACCTGATTATCGGCGGGAAGTTCGCTTCCATCGGCGTTTTCGAAAAACCTTCCTCACAAGACGAGCGTAAGGCCGAAAGACTTGCCGAAGTCATGGGCTGTGCCTCGGTTCTTCATAGCCCTTACGGCGTGCTTTCTCAGGGGGAAAAACAAAGGGTGCTCATCGCCCGTGCCCTGATGGCTGGTCCGAGGCTTCTCATCTTGGACGAACCCTGTTCCGGGCTGGATATGGTCGCTCGAGAACAACTCCTGGAAACCCTGGACCGCATGGGCCGGGACCCTCAAGGACCCACCCTCGTTTTGGTCACCCATCATCTGGAAGAAATCATGCCCGTTTTCTCTCATGTGTTGGTTTTGCAAAATGGGCGTTGTGTGGCCAGCGGCCCAAAAGAGCAGGTGCTTTCCGGTTCCGTCTTGTCCTCGGCTTTTCAAGTCCCTATCGAAGTGCACGTACACCACGGGCGTTATTGGACCCGCATGGGCTTTCTTGATACCCCTGCCCCTCCTTTATCCTCGCAGCCATGA
- a CDS encoding NAD(P)H-quinone oxidoreductase — MERMMPAVLVEETGEPGSWNTLSLGHVPMPEPKAGEVLVQVEAFSVNRADLLQRRGLYPPPPGASSILGLDLAGYVVRRGSEDVPWAEGDRVFGIVAGGGYARYAAVPADHLLPVPENLSFVEAAAAAEVFVVAHTNIFDEAKAKPGETLLVHGGGSGVGTAAIQLAKVYGLHVATTCGSDWKAEKCRWLGADLVIQYTREDFAEAVLSWTQGRGVDVVLDFIGAPYLEKHLKILASKGRLVLIGLMGGHHATCSLAPLLTKRIRIIGSVLRSRSHAEKTAVIQRCREEILPLLEKGTVRPIVDKIFAVQDVEAAHLYVREGKHFGKVVVRWKE, encoded by the coding sequence ATGGAAAGGATGATGCCTGCTGTGCTCGTTGAGGAAACCGGAGAGCCCGGGAGCTGGAATACCTTGAGCTTGGGCCATGTCCCCATGCCTGAGCCGAAGGCCGGTGAAGTGTTGGTGCAGGTGGAAGCCTTTTCCGTGAATCGAGCGGATCTGTTGCAGCGTCGCGGATTGTATCCTCCGCCACCCGGGGCTTCTTCGATCCTCGGTCTGGATTTGGCCGGGTATGTGGTGCGTCGGGGTTCCGAGGATGTTCCCTGGGCGGAAGGGGATCGGGTTTTTGGGATTGTGGCTGGAGGCGGCTATGCTCGGTATGCGGCTGTACCTGCCGATCATTTACTTCCGGTGCCGGAAAATCTTTCCTTTGTGGAGGCAGCGGCGGCGGCCGAAGTTTTCGTGGTGGCGCATACCAACATTTTTGACGAAGCCAAGGCGAAGCCCGGAGAAACGCTTTTAGTGCACGGCGGCGGAAGCGGTGTGGGGACGGCTGCCATTCAGTTGGCCAAAGTCTATGGGCTCCATGTGGCGACCACCTGCGGTAGTGACTGGAAAGCTGAAAAATGTCGTTGGCTTGGAGCTGACCTGGTTATTCAGTACACACGCGAAGATTTCGCGGAAGCCGTGCTTTCCTGGACTCAGGGCCGAGGTGTGGATGTCGTTTTGGATTTCATCGGAGCTCCCTATCTGGAAAAACATTTAAAGATCCTGGCTTCCAAAGGCCGCCTTGTGCTCATCGGGCTTATGGGAGGACACCACGCGACGTGTTCCTTGGCTCCACTCTTGACCAAAAGAATTCGAATCATCGGTTCCGTGCTGCGGAGCCGATCCCACGCGGAAAAAACGGCCGTCATTCAGCGATGCCGAGAAGAGATTTTGCCCCTTCTGGAAAAGGGGACGGTTCGTCCCATCGTGGATAAGATTTTTGCAGTGCAGGACGTGGAGGCGGCTCACCTTTACGTCCGTGAAGGAAAACATTTCGGCAAAGTGGTTGTGCGATGGAAAGAATGA
- the radC gene encoding DNA repair protein RadC, whose amino-acid sequence MTALGAEGHRRRLRERFLTGGLDAFHDHEVLELLLTYAIPRRDVKPTAKALLEHFHSLSAVLDASPKELTAVSGIGIHSAMLLALIPRLVERYRKDRWRSVKTLSSTQEAVEYLKGHFEAERVEVFCLLALNSQNGLIAVERIQEGTVNRTAVFPRLVVEAALKHRATAVIFAHNHPSGDPEPSAADRQLTLKLKRLLQDLDITVHDHIILAGDRYYSFAEKGEIG is encoded by the coding sequence ATGACCGCTTTGGGAGCTGAAGGACATCGTCGACGTCTTCGAGAACGCTTCTTGACGGGAGGTTTGGACGCCTTTCACGACCATGAAGTCTTGGAGCTCTTGCTGACCTATGCCATTCCCAGACGCGATGTAAAACCGACGGCCAAAGCGCTGCTCGAGCATTTTCATTCCCTTTCCGCCGTTTTGGATGCCTCGCCAAAAGAACTCACCGCCGTCTCCGGCATCGGGATCCATTCGGCCATGCTCCTGGCCTTGATCCCACGGCTTGTGGAGCGCTACCGAAAGGATCGCTGGCGATCGGTAAAGACCCTTAGTTCGACCCAGGAGGCAGTGGAATACCTCAAGGGACATTTTGAAGCGGAACGCGTCGAGGTGTTTTGCCTGTTGGCTCTCAACAGCCAGAACGGGCTCATCGCTGTGGAACGCATTCAGGAAGGAACCGTGAATCGCACGGCCGTCTTTCCCAGGCTGGTGGTGGAAGCCGCTTTGAAGCATCGAGCGACGGCCGTCATTTTCGCACACAACCATCCCAGCGGGGACCCGGAACCTTCCGCCGCGGACCGGCAACTGACCTTGAAGCTCAAACGCCTGCTGCAAGATCTGGATATCACCGTGCACGACCACATCATCCTGGCGGGAGACCGCTATTATTCCTTTGCAGAAAAAGGGGAGATAGGCTGA
- a CDS encoding ABC transporter substrate-binding protein — translation MKSQERGEMRVVIRVLMVAFAVLWFVSSAPAQTKPTDVIKNATERALHVLHTCGTDSPEHIKARREAVRSIAMEYVDFEEAAKRSLGRHWRSLNPEQRTEFVSLFKDLLYFTYIGKVDTYTCGEDEVVRYEEERVEGRFALVKTRVRYQNQDVVVEYRMIQSGDRWMVYDVVIEGISYVSNYRSQFESFLVNRSVNDLLDSLKQKVAELEKNDRFGS, via the coding sequence ATGAAAAGCCAGGAGCGAGGGGAAATGCGGGTTGTCATAAGGGTGCTTATGGTGGCTTTTGCGGTGCTTTGGTTTGTGTCGTCGGCACCGGCTCAAACCAAGCCCACGGACGTCATCAAGAACGCGACCGAACGGGCGCTTCATGTGTTGCATACATGCGGAACGGACAGTCCGGAACACATCAAGGCAAGACGTGAAGCCGTTCGGTCCATTGCCATGGAATATGTGGATTTTGAAGAGGCGGCGAAACGCTCTTTGGGCCGACACTGGAGAAGTCTAAATCCCGAACAGCGAACGGAATTTGTCAGCCTTTTTAAGGATCTTTTGTACTTTACCTATATTGGAAAGGTGGACACTTATACGTGCGGGGAAGATGAGGTTGTGCGCTACGAGGAAGAGCGTGTGGAAGGCCGCTTTGCTCTTGTCAAGACGCGGGTGCGGTACCAGAATCAGGATGTGGTCGTTGAATACCGCATGATTCAAAGCGGCGACCGATGGATGGTTTACGACGTGGTCATTGAAGGCATCAGCTACGTAAGTAACTACCGGTCGCAATTCGAAAGTTTTCTGGTGAATCGATCGGTGAACGATCTTTTGGACTCCCTCAAACAAAAAGTGGCCGAGTTAGAGAAAAATGACCGCTTTGGGAGCTGA
- a CDS encoding class I SAM-dependent rRNA methyltransferase, which translates to MQGLVINKSCERRLLQGHRWVFSNEVESPLKMFTPGEWVQVVSTSGRHWGTGYVNPHCLIACRLVGPSNMVPSPDFFAERLQKAVAFREKLYPGRRVYRAVYGESDGLPGLVVDRYDSAWVMQVTTAGMAAVESMVCEALMRLFQPHAVVARNDVSARALEGLPLEKRILQGTLDHSFSVSVHGLTVQVDLLEGQKTGLFLDQRDNREALRRYVVGAEVLDLFCYQGLWSLVAAQAGAVRVLGVDASQDAVKRAAKDAEVNQLKDRCHFQVSDVLDFLKRTPRESYDVIIMDPPAFAKTKKALPNAVRGYTDLNRRAMLALRRGGLLVTCSCSFHLREEAFYEMLLRAGQAAGRSLRLLEARGQALDHPVLLGMPETRYLKCAFLEVL; encoded by the coding sequence TTTTCAGCAATGAAGTGGAAAGTCCTCTGAAAATGTTTACACCGGGGGAGTGGGTGCAGGTGGTGTCCACATCGGGCCGGCATTGGGGCACAGGTTATGTGAATCCCCATTGCCTGATCGCCTGTCGCCTTGTGGGTCCATCGAACATGGTGCCGTCGCCGGATTTTTTTGCCGAAAGACTTCAAAAAGCTGTGGCTTTTCGAGAGAAACTTTACCCAGGGCGACGGGTTTACCGGGCGGTTTATGGAGAATCCGACGGGCTTCCGGGACTTGTGGTGGATCGCTATGATTCGGCATGGGTGATGCAAGTGACCACGGCGGGGATGGCGGCCGTGGAATCGATGGTCTGTGAGGCGCTCATGCGTCTGTTTCAGCCCCACGCCGTGGTGGCTCGAAACGATGTCTCAGCCCGCGCTTTGGAGGGCTTGCCTCTGGAAAAAAGGATTCTTCAGGGAACCCTGGACCATTCGTTTTCCGTTTCTGTGCACGGCTTGACGGTTCAGGTGGATCTTTTGGAAGGGCAAAAGACCGGTCTCTTCTTGGATCAGCGGGACAATCGAGAGGCTCTTCGTCGCTATGTTGTGGGAGCCGAGGTGCTGGATTTGTTTTGTTATCAGGGGCTATGGAGCCTGGTGGCGGCGCAGGCCGGAGCCGTGCGGGTCCTGGGTGTGGATGCGTCGCAGGATGCGGTAAAAAGAGCGGCCAAGGATGCCGAGGTGAATCAATTGAAGGACCGATGTCATTTTCAGGTCAGTGATGTTCTTGATTTTCTGAAACGGACACCAAGGGAAAGCTACGACGTGATCATCATGGACCCTCCGGCTTTCGCCAAGACCAAGAAAGCGCTTCCCAATGCCGTCAGGGGATATACGGACCTCAATCGTCGTGCCATGCTGGCTTTGCGTCGAGGGGGCCTTTTGGTCACATGTTCGTGTTCGTTTCACCTTCGAGAGGAAGCTTTTTACGAGATGCTGCTTCGAGCCGGTCAAGCGGCGGGGAGATCCTTAAGGCTTTTGGAAGCACGCGGTCAGGCTTTGGATCATCCGGTTCTCTTAGGTATGCCGGAAACGAGGTACCTTAAATGCGCCTTTCTTGAAGTGCTCTGA